One Pseudomonadota bacterium genomic window carries:
- the ftsL gene encoding cell division protein FtsL has product MMLADRRFNSLMVFILWLAIGFSAIVAVYARHESRLSFSELQKQEAARDLLNIDWGRLQLEQSTWATHARIERMAREELGMVVPSPEQLLVVKP; this is encoded by the coding sequence ATGATGCTGGCCGACCGCAGGTTCAACTCCCTGATGGTGTTCATTCTGTGGCTGGCCATCGGTTTCTCGGCCATTGTCGCCGTATATGCGCGGCACGAATCTAGACTGTCGTTTTCGGAACTGCAGAAACAGGAAGCTGCACGCGATTTGCTCAATATCGATTGGGGACGGCTGCAACTCGAACAAAGCACCTGGGCGACACATGCGCGAATCGAGCGTATGGCGCGCGAGGAACTGGGCATGGTTGTGCCGAGCCCGGAACAATTGCTGGTGGTCAAGCCATGA
- the rsmH gene encoding 16S rRNA (cytosine(1402)-N(4))-methyltransferase RsmH produces the protein MNLHKPVLLDEALEGLAIKPSGTYLDCTFGRGGHSKAILGKLDKKGRLIAIDRDPEAVAEAQSGLGRDSRFSICRGTFGEITDIVRRHGMTGLVDGVLMDLGVSSPQLDDPARGFSFSSDGPLDMRMSPDEGISAADWLARAAEGEIRRVLFRYGEERQAKRIARAIVEARLDAPIRTTGRLAAIIEPLVPAHRRKRHPATKTFQAIRIFINKELQELEKCLTQSIDLLARDGRLCVISFHSLEDRIVKRFMRDQSRPDPVYAGLPDIPSRAQPKLTRVGRPVKAQPEEVADNPRARSAVLRIAVRL, from the coding sequence ATGAATTTGCACAAACCGGTGCTTCTGGATGAAGCGCTGGAGGGGCTGGCAATAAAGCCATCCGGGACCTACCTGGATTGTACTTTTGGCCGGGGCGGGCATAGCAAGGCGATCCTCGGGAAATTGGACAAAAAAGGCCGCCTGATCGCGATCGACCGGGATCCGGAAGCGGTGGCAGAAGCCCAGTCCGGCTTGGGGCGTGATTCCCGGTTCAGCATTTGCCGGGGAACTTTTGGAGAGATAACCGACATTGTCCGGCGGCATGGCATGACTGGTTTGGTGGATGGAGTCCTGATGGACCTGGGTGTTTCGTCGCCACAGCTTGACGACCCGGCGCGCGGGTTCAGTTTCAGCTCGGACGGTCCGCTGGATATGCGGATGTCGCCCGATGAAGGGATAAGCGCCGCGGACTGGCTAGCGCGGGCGGCAGAGGGGGAAATCAGGCGGGTGTTGTTTCGTTACGGCGAAGAGCGGCAGGCAAAACGCATTGCCCGCGCAATCGTCGAAGCTCGTCTGGACGCGCCGATACGAACGACCGGCCGCTTGGCGGCGATCATCGAGCCGCTGGTGCCGGCGCACAGACGCAAGCGTCACCCGGCGACAAAAACCTTTCAGGCGATCCGGATTTTTATTAATAAGGAATTGCAGGAACTCGAAAAGTGCCTCACGCAGAGCATCGATTTGCTGGCCAGGGACGGCCGGCTTTGCGTGATCAGTTTCCATTCGCTGGAGGACCGCATCGTCAAGCGGTTCATGCGGGACCAGTCCAGGCCCGATCCGGTTTATGCCGGCCTACCTGATATCCCGTCACGGGCGCAGCCAAAATTGACGCGGGTTGGCAGGCCGGTCAAGGCGCAGCCGGAAGAAGTTGCGGATAACCCCAGGGCAAGGAGCGCAGTGCTGCGCATCGCGGTGAGGCTATGA
- the mraZ gene encoding division/cell wall cluster transcriptional repressor MraZ — MFRGANKVTVDSKGRLAIPTRYRERIGQRSDGQLVITVDRQCLLIYPLPDWEEIERKLIRLPSLHPQARRLQQFMVGYASDVTLDSHGRVLLAKELREFAAIDRQALLIGQGNKFELWDEARWNERIDEWLKDDQTGESGLSPELESLSL; from the coding sequence ATGTTTCGAGGGGCAAACAAAGTCACCGTTGATAGCAAGGGTCGCCTGGCGATACCGACCCGCTATCGAGAGCGGATCGGCCAGCGCAGCGACGGCCAGCTGGTGATCACCGTAGACCGGCAATGCCTGCTGATTTACCCGTTGCCGGACTGGGAAGAAATCGAAAGAAAACTGATTCGACTGCCCAGTCTTCATCCGCAAGCTCGCCGTCTTCAGCAATTCATGGTCGGTTATGCCAGCGACGTGACGCTGGATTCACATGGCCGTGTTCTTTTGGCCAAAGAACTCCGGGAATTTGCCGCGATCGATCGGCAGGCATTGCTGATTGGCCAGGGGAACAAATTCGAATTATGGGATGAAGCGCGTTGGAACGAGCGGATCGATGAATGGCTCAAGGATGACCAGACCGGTGAATCCGGTTTGTCGCCTGAGCTCGAATCACTTTCGTTGTAA
- the rsmI gene encoding 16S rRNA (cytidine(1402)-2'-O)-methyltransferase: protein MVATPIGNLGDITLRAKEVLASVDLVAAEDTRHSRILLTRLGLEKKLISLHEHNEIARTPEIIRLLAAGHCVALISDAGTPLLSDPGYRLLKAVREQGLRAVPVPGPSALTAALSIAGLPTDRFVFEGFLPAKSGARTRHLKSLLAEPRTMVFYEAPHRLKKVLDDMAQILGGDRLACVARELTKKFETVYYGTLAELATRAQRESDMGRGELVIVISGADSSVTAGALDVSALLNELLTELPPAKAARIASRACGLPRQEVYALATRLAGKR from the coding sequence GTGGTCGCAACACCGATCGGCAATCTGGGCGATATCACTTTGCGGGCAAAAGAGGTGTTGGCCTCGGTTGACCTGGTGGCGGCTGAAGACACCCGCCACAGCCGCATATTATTGACTCGGCTGGGGTTGGAAAAAAAGCTGATTTCATTGCACGAACACAATGAAATAGCCCGCACGCCGGAGATTATCCGGTTGCTGGCGGCTGGCCATTGCGTTGCGCTGATCAGCGACGCTGGCACGCCGCTACTCAGCGACCCGGGATATCGCCTGCTAAAAGCGGTGCGTGAGCAAGGGCTGCGAGCGGTGCCGGTGCCAGGCCCTAGCGCGCTTACGGCTGCGCTCAGCATCGCGGGTCTGCCGACCGACCGGTTCGTTTTCGAGGGCTTTCTGCCGGCCAAAAGCGGTGCCCGCACGAGGCATCTGAAATCATTGCTTGCCGAGCCGAGGACGATGGTTTTTTACGAAGCCCCGCACCGGTTAAAGAAAGTCCTGGATGACATGGCGCAGATTCTCGGCGGCGATCGGCTCGCCTGTGTGGCCAGGGAACTGACCAAGAAATTTGAAACTGTCTATTACGGTACGCTGGCTGAACTGGCCACGCGGGCGCAACGCGAAAGCGATATGGGGCGTGGTGAACTCGTCATCGTGATCTCGGGCGCGGACAGCTCCGTGACCGCCGGGGCGCTGGATGTCAGCGCACTGCTCAACGAGTTGCTGACCGAATTACCACCAGCCAAGGCCGCCAGGATTGCCAGCCGGGCATGTGGTCTGCCGCGTCAGGAGGTATATGCGCTGGCCACGAGGCTCGCCGGGAAACGTTAG
- a CDS encoding penicillin-binding protein activator: MNGKIIKGWLVLIVALLSASCVSTGGVRDPGRLGAQATRLEQRGDYQEAATLYLRLAQSTRGQDRDRYLVAAAFALYQSGEDGRARDALRRVTGPMQGNALSRWALLGASLALLRHEPVAAVDLLGQLPVELSREDQAWAYLLRGKSSFQLGQPSNGIGFLIYRETLLPSDNARDNNQQEIWNGLQQVPLQMIQDELSHAEDPLVAGWLNLAATTKLADRNPFLFKTAIAIWRDHYPGHPADGPLLRRVIEAYRIFTEYPQQVALLLPLSGRQQSAALAIREGFMAAYFQQTEVGLRPDIRIYDVSKLGPEQAYHLAIVEGADFVVGPLTRPAVAAVAEKYVSQIKMLALNFLDSNVGAAEGFYQFALIPEDEARAVARRIAGQGLTRGLALVPNNDWGMRLVKAFRDEIQVQGGELLDYLPYDVSAQDFSSTIRRLLMLSDSYSRRSRLQSTLGVGLEFEPRRRQDIEFIFLAARPAQGRQIRPQLKYHYAADLPVFSTSAIFSPGTDGNRLLDGVSFADMPWMIDPDLLQGQLSKAIHRVWPSMAARGRLFAMGFDAYRMVPMLHRGSFGDQQVAGMTGTLWLDSDRRIRRDLEWAEINAGEPRLLPALSPIFADPGVIDSSFVAEPTTPDDDQSFGN, translated from the coding sequence GTGAATGGAAAAATAATCAAAGGATGGCTGGTTCTGATCGTGGCGCTGCTGTCAGCTTCCTGCGTCAGCACCGGTGGCGTACGCGACCCCGGCCGCCTTGGCGCGCAGGCGACCAGGCTGGAACAGCGGGGAGACTACCAGGAAGCAGCAACCCTTTATCTGCGCCTGGCGCAAAGCACCAGGGGCCAGGACCGGGACCGCTACCTGGTGGCCGCCGCCTTTGCCCTTTATCAAAGCGGGGAAGATGGACGCGCACGCGACGCGCTGCGACGGGTGACCGGTCCAATGCAGGGCAACGCGTTGAGCCGCTGGGCCTTGCTCGGCGCCAGCCTCGCGCTATTGCGCCACGAACCGGTTGCGGCGGTCGATTTGCTCGGCCAGTTACCGGTCGAGTTATCGCGCGAGGACCAGGCCTGGGCCTATTTGTTGCGCGGGAAAAGCAGTTTCCAGCTTGGCCAGCCCAGCAACGGAATCGGGTTTTTGATATATCGTGAAACCTTGCTGCCCAGCGACAACGCACGCGACAACAATCAGCAGGAAATCTGGAACGGCCTGCAGCAAGTGCCGTTGCAAATGATTCAGGATGAGCTGTCCCATGCGGAAGACCCGCTGGTTGCGGGCTGGCTTAACCTTGCCGCGACGACAAAACTGGCGGACCGCAACCCATTCTTATTCAAAACCGCGATCGCAATCTGGCGCGATCATTACCCCGGCCACCCGGCGGATGGCCCCCTGCTGCGGCGAGTCATCGAGGCATACCGGATATTCACCGAATACCCGCAGCAGGTAGCCTTGTTATTGCCATTGAGCGGCAGACAACAGTCCGCGGCACTGGCGATCAGGGAAGGATTCATGGCCGCATATTTTCAGCAAACCGAGGTCGGCCTGCGCCCCGATATCCGTATCTACGATGTCAGCAAGCTTGGCCCAGAACAGGCATACCACCTGGCCATCGTAGAGGGTGCGGATTTTGTCGTTGGCCCCCTGACCCGGCCGGCTGTTGCCGCCGTCGCTGAAAAATATGTCTCACAGATAAAGATGCTGGCCCTGAATTTTCTCGATAGCAACGTCGGTGCAGCGGAAGGTTTTTACCAGTTTGCGCTGATCCCGGAAGACGAAGCCCGAGCGGTAGCCAGGCGTATTGCAGGCCAGGGCCTGACCCGTGGCCTGGCATTGGTCCCCAATAACGACTGGGGAATGAGGCTGGTCAAAGCCTTCAGGGACGAAATTCAGGTCCAGGGCGGCGAATTGCTCGACTATCTCCCCTACGATGTCAGCGCACAGGATTTCTCATCCACGATCAGGCGTTTGCTGATGCTGAGCGACAGCTACTCCAGGCGCAGCCGTCTGCAGTCCACACTGGGCGTCGGCCTTGAGTTTGAACCGAGGCGCCGGCAGGACATAGAGTTCATTTTTCTCGCGGCCAGGCCCGCTCAGGGCCGCCAAATCCGGCCCCAGCTTAAATATCATTACGCCGCTGATTTGCCCGTCTTCAGCACCTCGGCAATTTTCAGTCCCGGTACCGACGGTAACCGGCTGCTGGATGGCGTGTCCTTCGCAGACATGCCGTGGATGATAGATCCCGACCTGTTGCAAGGTCAGCTCAGCAAAGCCATACATCGGGTATGGCCGTCGATGGCGGCCCGTGGCCGGCTGTTCGCGATGGGATTCGATGCCTACCGCATGGTGCCCATGCTGCACCGGGGCTCATTTGGCGACCAGCAAGTGGCGGGCATGACCGGTACCTTGTGGCTGGACTCGGATCGACGTATCCGGCGTGACCTCGAATGGGCGGAAATCAACGCTGGCGAGCCGAGGCTTTTGCCGGCGCTGAGCCCTATCTTCGCCGACCCCGGCGTAATCGATTCGTCTTTCGTGGCTGAGCCCACGACACCCGACGATGACCAGAGTTTCGGAAACTAG
- a CDS encoding YraN family protein — MQTSQQRDGGGAEAIALSHLQKHGLVLLDSNFTCRVGEIDLLMRDGDTLVVTEVRYRASGVEDALYSIGYQKRQRIRRAALKFLQDNPALAEWPLRFDVIAIGGSLNDPQISWVADAFQDE; from the coding sequence GTGCAGACCAGCCAGCAACGGGATGGCGGTGGCGCGGAAGCCATCGCGCTCAGCCATTTGCAAAAACACGGCTTGGTCCTGCTGGACAGTAATTTCACCTGCCGGGTTGGTGAAATCGACCTGCTGATGCGGGACGGCGACACCCTGGTCGTGACCGAGGTGCGTTATCGCGCAAGCGGCGTCGAGGATGCCCTTTACTCGATCGGTTATCAGAAGAGACAAAGAATACGCCGGGCCGCCCTGAAATTCCTGCAGGACAACCCGGCGCTGGCCGAGTGGCCGTTGCGCTTCGATGTGATCGCCATCGGCGGATCGTTGAATGACCCGCAGATTAGCTGGGTCGCCGACGCATTTCAGGATGAGTAA
- a CDS encoding phosphoheptose isomerase codes for MNSEDRVRQHFADSIEIKRQASELAPLVSRAATLITRSLLDNGKVLSCGNGGSAGDAQHFSAEMLNRFEMERPGLPAIALTTDSSTLTSIANDYSFDDIFSKQIRALGQPGDVLLAISTSGNSENVTRACVAAHERGMRIVALTGRDGGDLSGILGEDDIELRVPAQNTARIQEVHLVFIHCLCDLIDRELLGVQD; via the coding sequence ATGAACAGTGAGGATCGAGTCAGACAGCACTTCGCCGACAGCATCGAAATCAAACGCCAAGCAAGCGAACTGGCGCCACTGGTCAGCCGCGCCGCGACTTTGATTACGAGGAGCTTGCTCGACAATGGCAAGGTACTCAGTTGCGGCAATGGCGGCTCGGCCGGAGACGCACAACATTTTTCCGCTGAAATGCTCAACCGCTTCGAGATGGAGCGTCCGGGTCTGCCGGCGATTGCGCTTACCACCGACAGTTCGACTCTGACCTCGATCGCCAACGACTATAGCTTTGACGATATTTTTTCAAAGCAGATTCGGGCACTGGGTCAGCCCGGGGATGTCCTGCTGGCAATCTCCACCTCCGGTAACTCCGAAAACGTTACCCGCGCCTGTGTGGCCGCACACGAACGCGGCATGAGAATCGTTGCCTTGACCGGGCGCGATGGCGGCGACCTCTCCGGCATCCTTGGCGAGGACGATATCGAGCTAAGGGTTCCGGCGCAGAATACGGCGCGTATCCAGGAGGTTCACCTGGTCTTCATCCATTGCCTGTGCGATCTCATTGACCGGGAGCTGCTGGGTGTCCAGGACTAG
- a CDS encoding FAD-binding protein: MSRTSRTAGLPAAFIEQLRIVSGQHHNRKILTDPADCWAYGYDNSRGRSLPAAVALPESTAEVAGIMGACNEHRIAVCPRGRGTGTTGGAIPPQGGLALSLERMDRILSVDPANRVAVVEAGVINQDLQNHLQPHGFFWPPDPTSAAYSTIGGNLACNAAGPRTLKYGTPRDNTLGLTAVTPQGKIIRTGSYTTKCVVGLDLTRLLIGSEGTLAIITEATLLLTPAAPVETTLRASYTSIKEAADAVSRIMAQACQPRALEFMDSGAIRAIGRLDQNPLPEQTRALLLIDVDGTVNGLQESVDAIQAAARSDGLLEWLQAGSAKEAAALWQTRKVLSPLLRKLAPGKINEDIVVPVSKIAELIDALDRLAREHQLLIVNYGHAGNGNIHVNLLYDPADEQQTAAANKCLAEVFELTLSLGGSLSGEHGIGFVKRNFVGLEVDAETMAVMRGIKNQLDPLNILNPGKMYPDQSGH, from the coding sequence GTGTCCAGGACTAGCCGTACGGCCGGCCTGCCCGCGGCATTCATCGAACAGCTCAGGATTGTTTCGGGGCAACATCACAACAGAAAAATACTGACCGACCCGGCCGATTGCTGGGCCTATGGCTATGACAACAGCCGGGGCCGATCATTGCCGGCGGCCGTGGCCCTGCCCGAAAGCACCGCTGAAGTCGCTGGAATCATGGGGGCCTGCAACGAGCACCGGATCGCGGTCTGCCCGCGCGGCCGGGGCACCGGCACCACAGGAGGCGCGATCCCGCCACAGGGGGGGCTTGCCCTTTCGCTCGAACGAATGGACCGAATTCTCAGTGTGGACCCGGCCAATCGAGTTGCCGTCGTCGAGGCAGGCGTCATCAACCAGGATCTGCAGAATCACCTGCAGCCGCACGGGTTTTTCTGGCCGCCCGACCCGACCTCAGCCGCGTACTCGACTATAGGCGGCAACCTCGCCTGCAACGCGGCCGGTCCGCGTACCCTCAAATACGGAACCCCGCGCGACAACACTTTGGGCCTGACTGCGGTGACCCCCCAAGGCAAAATCATCAGGACCGGCAGCTACACGACCAAGTGCGTAGTCGGCCTGGATCTGACGCGCCTGCTGATCGGATCGGAAGGCACCCTGGCAATCATTACCGAAGCTACGCTTTTGCTGACACCAGCAGCGCCGGTCGAAACGACATTGCGGGCGAGCTATACATCGATAAAGGAAGCAGCGGACGCGGTGTCGCGAATCATGGCGCAGGCTTGTCAACCTCGGGCATTGGAATTCATGGACTCTGGCGCCATACGCGCGATCGGCCGGCTGGACCAAAACCCGCTGCCTGAACAGACCCGCGCCTTGCTGCTGATCGATGTGGATGGCACCGTGAATGGTCTGCAAGAGTCGGTTGACGCAATCCAGGCCGCGGCCAGGAGTGACGGTCTGCTCGAATGGTTGCAGGCAGGCAGTGCAAAAGAGGCGGCGGCTCTGTGGCAGACCCGCAAGGTTCTGTCGCCATTGCTGCGCAAATTGGCGCCGGGGAAAATCAATGAAGACATCGTCGTGCCGGTGTCGAAGATTGCCGAGCTTATCGACGCACTCGACCGGCTGGCACGCGAACACCAACTGTTAATCGTCAATTATGGCCATGCGGGCAACGGAAATATCCATGTCAACTTGTTGTATGACCCGGCCGATGAGCAACAAACCGCGGCGGCAAACAAATGCCTGGCCGAGGTATTCGAGCTGACCCTGTCGCTGGGCGGCAGCCTGTCAGGCGAACATGGCATCGGCTTCGTAAAACGGAACTTTGTCGGCCTGGAAGTTGACGCCGAGACGATGGCGGTCATGCGTGGCATCAAGAACCAGCTGGATCCGCTGAATATTCTCAACCCGGGAAAAATGTATCCGGACCAGTCAGGTCACTGA
- a CDS encoding ClpXP protease specificity-enhancing factor encodes MVSNPEPSRRPYLLRAMYEWIGDCGYSSHIVVDALAKGVVVPAENVENEKIILNIDSNAVRNLSLGNEIVEFDARFQGKNWHVSVPVSAVQGIYAKETGVGMIFSDDQDLGPPEPDTPDQPKTNSRPTLKIVR; translated from the coding sequence ATGGTGAGCAATCCCGAGCCGTCGAGGCGGCCCTACCTGCTGCGTGCAATGTACGAGTGGATCGGCGACTGTGGCTATTCCTCGCATATCGTCGTTGATGCGCTGGCAAAGGGCGTAGTCGTACCGGCCGAAAATGTTGAAAATGAAAAAATCATTCTGAATATTGACAGCAATGCGGTCAGGAATCTTTCTCTGGGCAACGAAATCGTCGAGTTCGATGCGCGTTTTCAGGGTAAAAACTGGCATGTATCGGTACCGGTGTCGGCTGTGCAGGGCATTTATGCCAAAGAGACCGGTGTCGGAATGATTTTCAGCGACGACCAAGACCTGGGTCCGCCCGAACCCGACACGCCGGACCAGCCAAAGACCAACAGTCGGCCAACACTCAAGATCGTGCGCTGA